In the genome of Arenicella chitinivorans, the window GGCCATTTTCCTCAACAGGCAGTGTTGCCGGGGGTTGTGCAAGTCCATTGGGTAGGGGAGCTGGCGGCTCGTTTGTTTGCCGTTGGGGCATTTACGGAACTCAAAAGTTTGAAGTTCAACAGCATGGTTCTACCCAACACATGGCTCCGCCTAACCCTAGATTTCCACGCTGAGAAATCCCAACTCAAGTTCAGTTACGCAACGCAAGAGCAATATTTTTCCAGCGGTGTATTGGTGTTCAAGTCGGGAGACAGACAATGAATTATCACTGTTGCTTGGTGGTTCCGCATTACAATCATGTGGCTGCATTCTCGGCATTTTTACCCAAACTGGCGGCATTGGCGCTGCCGTGTATTGTGGTCGATGATGGCAGTGAGCCTGAAAGCTTGCAGGGCCTGATGTCAGCACTTGCGGATTATCCGGAAATTCAACTCGTAACCCATCAAGTCAATCGTGGAAAAGGCGCCGCCATGTGGACCGGTGCGCATGCCGCGCGCATGGGCGGGTTTACACACATGCTGCAGATAGACGCCGATGGGCAGCACGACACCGCGGATGTGCCAGGATTTTTGCAATTAAGCCAAGCTAATCCGCAGGCAATTATTTCTGGCGCGCCGCAGTTTGACGACAGCGCGCCGAAGGCAAGGGTTTACGGTCGCAAGGTTACCGATTTTTGGGTAGCGCTGGAGACCGGCACGTTGGCAATTAAAGACAGTTTGTGCGGCTTTCGTGTGTACCCCTTAACCGAGTTTGAATTGGTGCAGGACAAATATCACATCGGTAAACGAATGGATTTTGATACCGATATCTTAGTGAAATCGGTGTGGGAAGGCATTCCGGTTAGGTTTATTGAAACGCAGGTGGTCTACCTTGAAAACAGCGTGTCACATTTTCATTACCTACAAGACAATCTACGCTTGATCTGGCTGCATACGCGCCTAATGTGTGGCATGTTGGTGCGTTTGCCGATACGACTGGG includes:
- a CDS encoding ApeI family dehydratase, with product MPSITPEQLNAQLDAAQWPRFHALVQRSDQAIIELEVPDDLRYFAGHFPQQAVLPGVVQVHWVGELAARLFAVGAFTELKSLKFNSMVLPNTWLRLTLDFHAEKSQLKFSYATQEQYFSSGVLVFKSGDRQ
- a CDS encoding glycosyltransferase family 2 protein; its protein translation is MNYHCCLVVPHYNHVAAFSAFLPKLAALALPCIVVDDGSEPESLQGLMSALADYPEIQLVTHQVNRGKGAAMWTGAHAARMGGFTHMLQIDADGQHDTADVPGFLQLSQANPQAIISGAPQFDDSAPKARVYGRKVTDFWVALETGTLAIKDSLCGFRVYPLTEFELVQDKYHIGKRMDFDTDILVKSVWEGIPVRFIETQVVYLENSVSHFHYLQDNLRLIWLHTRLMCGMLVRLPIRLGSRVRRLVGA